The DNA segment AATTTGAATGGTAATACGAGTACCATTACTCGTTCCAAAGGTACAATCATAACTACCAACCTTTTCTTCCACTTGGTATTGCACTTCGGTCAAAGAAATATTTTCTTCTTCCCCTTCACGCCAAGCTTGAGCATTAGCGCGAGCAATAACTTCAGCATCGTTTAAATTCGCTACATCTTCTAAGTCCATCGAGAAGTTTGAAGCAGAAATACGTTCCCCATATTCTTCATTGACAACATCACGTTCTTTGGTGACGTGCATCGTAATGGTTTTAGCCGTACCACTGGCGGTTTCAACAATCACTTCATAATGAACACCCTTAAATAGAACCGATTTCACTTCGCCATTTAATAAGCCTTTATTTCTAGCAACAATATCAATATCTTCCGGACGAATCATAATATCCACTTCTTGATTGGCTTCAAATCCATAATCTGTACAAACGTATTCTTTTTCATCAAAACTAACCAAACGGTCTGCTACCATGGTGCCATCAATAATATTGGAATCGCCAATAAAACGAGCACAATATTCATTAATCGGTTCATTATAAACCGCTAAAGGACTGCCCACCTGTTCAATTTCCCCCTCACGCATAATGACAATCTTATCAGACATCGTAAGGGCTTCTTCTTGGTCATGCGTTACAAAAACAAACGTAATACCAACTTCACGTTGAATTTCCTTCAATTCCAACTGCATTTCTTTTCTTAAATTCTTATCCAAGGCACTCAATGATTCATCTAGCAATAGCACTTTTGGTTCATTAATCAGCGCTCGAGCAATCGCCACCCGTTGTTGTTGACCACCGGATAATCGTGTCACATCGCGTTTTTCATAGCCTTCCAAACCAACCAGACTTAACATACGCATTACTTTTTGATTAATGATGTCTTTTGGTTCTTTCTTGATTTTCAAACCAAAAGCGATGTTGTCATAGACATTTAAGTGTGGGAATAAAGCGTAATGCTGAAAGACCGTA comes from the Bulleidia sp. zg-1006 genome and includes:
- a CDS encoding ABC transporter ATP-binding protein; translation: MAKRLIEIKNVVKTFGQQVVLKGINLDIYENEFVTLLGPSGCGKTTLLRIIAGFLETDGGSVLMNGEDIATLPAYKRDVNTVFQHYALFPHLNVYDNIAFGLKIKKEPKDIINQKVMRMLSLVGLEGYEKRDVTRLSGGQQQRVAIARALINEPKVLLLDESLSALDKNLRKEMQLELKEIQREVGITFVFVTHDQEEALTMSDKIVIMREGEIEQVGSPLAVYNEPINEYCARFIGDSNIIDGTMVADRLVSFDEKEYVCTDYGFEANQEVDIMIRPEDIDIVARNKGLLNGEVKSVLFKGVHYEVIVETASGTAKTITMHVTKERDVVNEEYGERISASNFSMDLEDVANLNDAEVIARANAQAWREGEEENISLTEVQYQVEEKVGSYDCTFGTSNGTRITIQIKVVEPKTTENQANQEGIQAFDFYTTVDELQESVALDTDLVRWADAYAWDMEDNSKVEIWDVKYDFDVDEIKEGDYKVTFATQGRELKLETTDAIAVGQRIGLSWKPEDIHVMEKMVY